Proteins from a single region of Hermetia illucens chromosome 3, iHerIll2.2.curated.20191125, whole genome shotgun sequence:
- the LOC119651061 gene encoding zinc transporter ZIP13 homolog: MNMSVPFIDENLVFIYKEVVTTYLPDFVKEFHYTPWIFSLLGSALIGLSGILPLAIIPAFNNEKDTKDFKDPAESKSLKVLLSFAVGGLLGDVFLHLLPEAWSTDVAAVDPNSHPSLRSGLWVLSGVLIFTIVEKIFSGYANADVDNPQPKCVEIANCLLRKSGGKVEHGQKSTGCVANGSCDIEDVPNGCYLREREKKEKEPKKIAGYLNLLANSIDNFTHGLAVAGSFLVSFRHGVLATFAILLHEIPHEVGDFAILLRSGFSRWDAARAQLLTAGAGLMGALVAIFGSGATSALEAKTSWIMPFTAGGFLHIAMVTVLPDLLKEEDPRESIKQFVSLIFGILLMAVMTVLFES, from the exons atgaatATGTCAGTGCCATTCATCGATGAAAATTtagtatttatttataaagaaGTTGTAACCACATATCTGCCGGATTTCGTGAAAGAATTCCATTATACGCCATGGATATTTTCACTGCTGGGATCAGCCCTTATAGGGCTAAGTGGAATATTGCCGTTAGCGATCATACCTGCGTTCAATAATGAGAAGGACACGAAAGACTTTAAAGATC CCGCGGAATCTAAATCTCTCAAGGTGCTTCTTAGTTTTGCTGTCGGCGGACTCCTAGGCGATGTATTTTTACATTTGCTCCCAGAAGCGTGGAGTACAGACGTAGCAGCCGTCG ATCCAAACAGTCATCCATCGCTGCGTAGCGGGCTTTGGGTCCTCTCCGGCGTCCTGATATTCACAATTGTCGAAAAGATCTTCTCAGGATACGCTAACGCAGATGTAGATAATCCACAACCTAAATGCGTCGAGATCGCGAATTGCTTACTTCGTAAGTCCGGCGGCAAAGTGGAACATGGCCAGAAATCGACAGGTTGTGTAGCGAACGGTTCCTGTGATATTGAAGATGTTCCCAATGGTTGTTACCTACGTGAACgcgaaaagaaggaaaaggaacCAAAAAAGATTGCTGGGTACTTAAATTTGCTTGCCAATTCTATTGATAACTTCACACATGGCTTGGCTGTTGCGGGATCGTTTTTGGTCTCATTTCGGCATGGAGTTTTGGCAACATTCGCGATTTTGT tgCATGAAATTCCACACGAAGTTGGGGACTTTGCCATTCTGTTACGGTCGGGCTTCAGCAGGTGGGACGCAGCTCGGGCACAGTTACTTACAGCTGGGGCGGGACTCATGGGAGCCTTAGTGGCAATTTTCGGTAGTGGAGCGACTTCAGCATTAG AGGCCAAGACTTCATGGATCATGCCATTCACCGCAGGCGGTTTCCTTCACATAGCCATGGTGACAGTATTACCTGATTTACTCAAGGAAGAAGATCCTCGTGAATCTATCAAACAATTCGTTTCCCTAATATTCGGAATACTCTTAATGGCCGTGATGACAGTACTCTTCGAATCATAA